The following coding sequences lie in one Rutidosis leptorrhynchoides isolate AG116_Rl617_1_P2 chromosome 6, CSIRO_AGI_Rlap_v1, whole genome shotgun sequence genomic window:
- the LOC139855345 gene encoding uncharacterized protein, protein MSVKQVLTKQEISGRLALWAVELRAYKISYLPRNAVKGQVLADYLAEMTGELEVINERTELKPVIVEIWDLFTDGASCVEGAGAGLVLASPSGEEHTYALRFNFDVTNNEVEYEALLAGLNIARKMHITKFRAFTDSQLVANQFNGSFEAHDSSMQKYLQLLKELAVRFEHFELAQVPRSQNKKADALKEQPNWMEPILQYICNDVLPSDKREARLVRE, encoded by the exons ATGTCAGTCAAGCAAGTCTTAACAAAACAAGAGATATCTGGTAGGCTCGCGTTGTGGGCAGTAGAGTTAAGAGCTTATAAAATTTCTTACCTTCCGCGCAATGCTGTAAAGGGCCAAGTTTTGGCAGATTATCTCGCCGAAATGACTGGGGAGTTggaggtgattaatgagcgaacAGAATTAAAGCCAGTGATTGTCGAAATatgggatttatttactgatggagCCTCGTGTGTAGAAGGCGCTGGTGCTGGTTTAGTGTTAGCAAGCCCAAGTGGTGAGGAGCATACATACGCATTACGTTTCAATTTTGATGTAACAAATAATGAAGTGGAATATGAAGCGTTGCTTGCTGGTTTAAATATTGCGCGTAAAATGCATATCACCAAGTTTCGAGCATTTACAGATTCGCAGTTAGTGGCAAATCAGTTTAATGGCTCTTTTGAAGCACATGATTCCTCAATGCAAAAATATTTGCAGTTGTTGAAAGAATTAGCTGTGCGGTTTGAGCATTTTGAACTTGCACAAGTTCCAAGgagtcaaaataagaaggcggatgctttGA AAGAacagccaaattggatggaaccaattTTACAATATATCTGCAATGATGTTTTGCCGAGTGAtaagcgcgaagctcgtttagtCAGAGAGTGA